The Planococcus donghaensis genome contains a region encoding:
- a CDS encoding LTA synthase family protein translates to MKFLEYWIYLILSISKIFLFSLYAGTQFSFSFFVLNLASIVVLSSWTLLLTRKKRNWILLVLLFLHSTLLVSDLWYYRYFTDLLSIVLIADITQMSDVGGGFLTLIEAKDFLFFADLLFFSLFLFATRKKEDVVTKKTKRIYAGTGFVVGLALVVIPLVMSYSNEEEWLVGESISNMREYYQLGFWGYHGLDFAQGIGSFLFDESTLTKEEEQRIRKVVPDTPSTVSDSEKPNIIVVQLESFQTSVIDHQVNGQELTPHLNALRKEALFFPSFYHQTHEGRTSDAEFITLTSLYSLKSGSVYTRYAAENEFDALPELLKNAGYDTAAMHAFKKDFWNRDEVYKNIGFNQFFSRPDFPDAQDIGMAVNDEDFLTTSVELAEQLKEPYFAFMVALSSHTPYTIPDNFEELNLTGYEDPLLKGYYETVHYVDGAVGTIIDQLKQKEMWDDSLIVFYGDHDSGLTQEESEMAQELNAETEMALFELDRQVPLFIKLPNSKEAGTVDRVGGQIDIAPTILDIVGITPSHMLGESLLDESSNLTVFRDGAFRYEELYFEPDLTSPAGSGSCYEIDSGQEVAIERCSEFIETATEELHVSDLIIRKNAWQQIKASE, encoded by the coding sequence ATGAAGTTTCTGGAGTATTGGATTTACTTAATCCTATCCATTTCAAAAATATTCTTATTCAGCCTGTATGCTGGTACTCAGTTTTCATTTAGTTTTTTTGTTCTTAATCTCGCTTCTATAGTGGTCTTATCTAGCTGGACTTTATTATTAACTAGAAAAAAGCGAAACTGGATTTTGCTTGTGTTGCTGTTTTTGCATAGTACCTTACTAGTTTCTGACTTATGGTATTATCGTTATTTCACTGATTTACTATCTATCGTACTCATTGCCGATATTACGCAAATGAGTGATGTTGGTGGTGGATTCTTAACATTAATTGAAGCGAAAGACTTCCTCTTTTTTGCCGATTTGCTTTTCTTCTCGTTATTCCTTTTTGCTACTCGTAAGAAAGAAGACGTGGTGACTAAAAAAACTAAACGAATTTATGCGGGTACTGGATTTGTAGTAGGACTTGCATTGGTTGTAATCCCGTTAGTCATGAGTTACAGCAATGAAGAAGAGTGGCTTGTTGGGGAGTCGATTTCGAATATGCGTGAATATTACCAGCTTGGATTTTGGGGGTATCACGGATTAGATTTTGCTCAAGGTATCGGCTCTTTTCTCTTCGATGAGAGCACGTTAACTAAAGAAGAAGAACAACGAATTCGTAAAGTTGTACCCGATACACCCTCAACTGTATCTGACTCAGAAAAACCGAATATCATTGTAGTCCAATTAGAATCGTTTCAAACTTCTGTAATTGATCATCAAGTTAACGGACAAGAACTAACACCTCATTTAAATGCCTTAAGAAAAGAAGCGTTATTTTTTCCTTCGTTTTATCACCAAACGCATGAAGGTCGTACTTCGGACGCAGAATTCATTACGTTGACTTCGCTTTATTCATTAAAGTCAGGATCTGTTTATACACGTTACGCTGCAGAAAATGAATTTGATGCGTTACCAGAACTACTAAAAAATGCAGGCTACGATACAGCCGCTATGCATGCATTTAAAAAAGATTTCTGGAACCGGGACGAAGTATACAAAAATATTGGCTTTAATCAATTTTTTAGCCGCCCGGATTTTCCTGACGCACAAGATATTGGGATGGCTGTAAACGATGAAGATTTCTTAACTACTTCTGTAGAGCTTGCGGAACAATTAAAAGAACCTTACTTTGCATTTATGGTGGCCTTATCAAGCCATACACCGTATACCATTCCTGATAATTTCGAAGAACTGAATTTGACCGGTTATGAAGATCCCTTGTTAAAAGGGTATTATGAAACCGTTCATTATGTAGATGGCGCTGTCGGTACTATAATCGACCAATTAAAACAAAAAGAGATGTGGGACGATTCTTTAATCGTTTTTTATGGCGATCATGACAGCGGACTTACTCAAGAAGAAAGTGAAATGGCACAAGAACTGAATGCCGAAACAGAAATGGCATTATTCGAACTTGATCGTCAAGTCCCGCTCTTTATCAAACTTCCTAATTCAAAAGAGGCTGGAACAGTTGATCGTGTAGGCGGACAAATTGATATTGCACCGACGATTCTTGATATCGTTGGGATTACTCCATCCCACATGTTGGGAGAGTCTTTACTAGATGAAAGCAGTAATTTGACGGTATTTCGCGACGGTGCGTTTCGATACGAAGAGCTTTATTTCGAACCTGATTTAACTTCACCAGCCGGAAGTGGGAGTTGTTATGAAATTGATTCAGGCCAAGAAGTAGCGATTGAACGATGTAGCGAATTTATTGAGACGGCTACTGAAGAACTTCACGTATCTGATTTGATCATTCGAAAAAATGCTTGGCAACAAATTAAAGCAAGCGAATAG